The Raphanus sativus cultivar WK10039 chromosome 6, ASM80110v3, whole genome shotgun sequence sequence tttgtaTGGACGTACATGTAGTTATTTACGATTATGCGATGAAAAATATTGAAGTGAAATGTGTGTTATAAATTGCAGATGCATATGGATACATAAATGGATCGCCACAACAGATTTACAGATCACCGGAGATGGATTATTCCGACGTCTCCACAGGTTACCTTGAGGACGCACTTATCGAGTCTTGTGAGAGAAGCAAAAGAAGACGTCTTTTGTTCGATGATCCATCAAAATCTCTCGAGGATAGCTACTCATATTCGCAGGTTTaagtttgataattttttttgaaactatctGTCTAATGATTTATTGAATTATTTCCTAATATTCTATACATATTCTCTTCGATTATCATTTCCAAAtgattttgtaaacaatatataaattcaatttaaaaatgttgATCGTTGAAAATGCAGAACGATTGGGGCCTGCATGAGAGTTATAGCTGTCTGGAAAGTCAGTTTGTCACTCCACCTGTTAACATAGGTGAGACCTACTTTACTATGTTTctatataaatagttttgatgaaactattattttatctaattgtcgggttttttttagaaaaaaaaaacttattgcCGGATacaaaatagtttcaaaaaatcCGCAGGATGATGTTATTCTTTTATGGTCGGGATGACTTTTCAATAgttctaaattttgaaataacaaTGCATTTCTAAATTCcgcaataaaaataaatgaaataatttcATGCGGTCCATCTACATGTTTAGAAGTTAGTTTGCTGGATTTCTAGCCACCACGTCTATTCTATTTGCACTCTTAACTTTATGGTCTCATTTCGAAGTAACCTACAATATAAAACTTGTTGATTAATCATTTCTGATGTACAGATGAACGTACGAGTGGAAAACGTAGCCGTGAGGAGCCGATATCGACCGAGTACGAGTCTCCCCATTTTTCTGTTTCTCCTGACAAAATCTATGTCCGAGAAAAATCTCCAACCGAGCCATCTTTGTCTAACTGTGGTAATACGAACAAAAGACTATTCGCGAGAGTGGTCTATCCATTTGGATTGGTGAAACCAGGTGGTCGAGAAGAAGATATAACTCTAAACGATGTAAACAAGAGGATTCTAATGCCACCGGCTCGACCTGTTCGACATCCGGTTGGAGATTTTGCCTCTAGAACGTGCATCTCGACCCATGGACCAGGTCTCTCCGGTAAACCCGTGGTGGCTCTTACTAGGATCCAAACACAGGGGAGGGGCACAATTACCATAATGAGAACTACGGGATGAATCATGTAATATTTGTAATCAGTTGTGGTTGTAATGTGTAAAATATTTGAGGCCAATGTAGAATAGAAAGCCAAAGTAATCGTTGGCTATGAGAGAAACTTTCAGCTTTTGTATAGAAAGTTAGGGGaggtaaattttgaaaaaatgatCTACAATATCCGGTGCGTTTTCTAATATGAATAATCACATTACCTTCTTTtgaatttctatatatttattttgagattttttacttttttgtcaTATTCTACAAAGCATTTTGTTATTATCAAGAGAGTGATCACAAGCTAAATAGATAAAGTAGGATAGATAgcaaataacttaaaaatatacgTTGGTCGAGTGGTAAGTGTGTGTGTTTCTATTAATCATGGGTTATTTTGGATTTATGGAGGGTCCATATCAAATAGAGGTACAATCTTTAGATAACattctttcatatatatatatatatatattttttttttttcagaaataatATGACATAGTTCTCCCATCATGTAAATCAAACCTGAAATGTGTTAACATTTCAATCCCGTTTCTTTATCGTTCGATCACTAGATCCTAGACAAAAACGGTCAAGTGTATTTAGTTATGTTTCTTTGTaatctttgaaaaaaaataaaatcaagaataaagaaaaagagCCATTAAATAAAGCAAAAGGAAGATATGAAATTCTGAAATGGAGAATATAAAAGGGTATAAGgtaaaaagataaagaaaaaggaTTATTTTAAATGTTCTTGGTTAAAAAATTcctcaaatattttatataaaatcgtTGATACTTAGTTAGTACACCATATTAGAAGAGAAAAATAAGACTGGAGTCTAGACGTTAATAGAAGAGTTTATCAGAAATTTGGAATCGAATGCGGCTAGTAATAAGTGTTGAAATAAACTTCACTAGTGTTTGACAAAAGAATAAAGTTCATTAGTAGTATTATTATATTAGCCGCAGCTCGTTCGGGTCCATTCTTTATCAGCTTTGGATCACCGCCGTTGTTTAATGTATCGACGAAACAACATGGCTAggactaaaaaaaaaaaatggctaGGACTAAAGCTCATGACGTCGTGCTTGTGTTATGTTTACGTATTGTCGGCACGAGCTAATTAGCTGTAGGacaaaaaatgaagaagaaaagtgGCAACTGATCAATTAGAAACAAAGGTGCCAAGTTAGCAAGTGGCGcgtgtatgtgtgtgtatatatatatatatatatatatatatatatatatataaaataccaaaaacaaaagaagtagCGTAACTATACTATTAGAACAGAAACACAAAATTGGATTCAATTTgattatagataaaaaaaattaaaatattatataatataattaaagtaTTGCAACATTATCTTTAAGcctaatatatttatattataacaaaaacaacCTTAAATTTTCGTTTTATCTAGGAAAACAATTATGCTAAGAGCATCTGCAATCGTGTATTGCCATGGCTTGATTTCCAATTccaaattttgattattttattaattttttgtttttcgtttaattaaaaaaaaaaagtaaaagtgaGCTTATCTTGCCACGAAACGTGGCGAAACACAACCAAAACGAATCTTTACCTTAGGATTTAAAGGGCCGGTAACAACATTATTACCAAAcacaacaaatattttaatgttttttttaggtAACAGAGCCAAATACTCCGCGTTGCGGGTGCTCTAagaatttatactattaaaacaaattttattttaattctaggtaaaacaatttaaaaatattatataataaaattaagtaaaGGAGATTCCGATAATTCACATAGGTATTTAAGCCTATTTCGAGAATCTAAAAAGCTTCTCCTCAAATGGGAGGCGAACCCTACAATATTATCCTTTTTTCTTTGaagaaaaatgttaaatttggGTCTATTAAAGACACAAACCTAATTTTCGGATGAGAGGTGCAGTCTCCAGATAGATTTTTTCCCGGATACTTAAATGGACCGTAAACATAGACTCATATCCACGTGGCTACATACATATGGACCAACATGGCAACTCCTCCTCTAGTGAAAACCATTAGACTACCACAATGTGGTTACAACATTATCCTTAAGCCTAAGGTATCTAAACTATTAGAAGGGAAGTACATTTTGTACTTAACCCTAAATTTTGCTTAGCAATTACCTATCAATACCACtaacttaaattaaacattaaGTTAACC is a genomic window containing:
- the LOC108807381 gene encoding uncharacterized protein LOC108807381, which encodes MSELLYSLPTWNLHNLGSLFKPDLNPDAYGYINGSPQQIYRSPEMDYSDVSTGYLEDALIESCERSKRRRLLFDDPSKSLEDSYSYSQNDWGLHESYSCLESQFVTPPVNIDERTSGKRSREEPISTEYESPHFSVSPDKIYVREKSPTEPSLSNCGNTNKRLFARVVYPFGLVKPGGREEDITLNDVNKRILMPPARPVRHPVGDFASRTCISTHGPGLSGKPVVALTRIQTQGRGTITIMRTTG